A section of the Drosophila sechellia strain sech25 chromosome 3L, ASM438219v1, whole genome shotgun sequence genome encodes:
- the LOC6605763 gene encoding bestrophin-4, translating into MTVTYTSRVSTSSVFSNFLGLLVRWRGSIYKLIWLDLIVFFGLYCLLAITYRLLVNEEGKRFFEAIMSYCEKNGSLIPLSFVLGFFVRIVMNRWWDQYTTIPWPDGIAILISTSIHGSDDRARVMRRTILRYVCLCQVIVFTMISPRVKRRFPTYTQIIEAGFLLENEKKIIEAMDQAFPSYPKHWMPIVWAASIVMRARRENKIRDDYAVKTIIDELNQLRGNCGFLLYYDWISVPLVYTQVVTVATYSFFLFSVLGQQWNESHSDEDGTRIRRWFPILTVLQFFFYMGWLKVAETLINPFGEDDDDFELNWIIDRNITVSYCIVDEMHQEHPELVKDQYWEEVFPNEIPYAQPKMRQNPPAASTAYMESQSKLQKRHGSAMSTLSTRSRNNFRQNFLGRPSATGSYSDSIQMEDGPSRVTFSENQFDLPQDDANSSHKPSQSTIDFNDLIEQRRRERRERIRHRFLDMQSTHLRHDTSGAPYTITVLRPPSDETLSESQEAGDRAQQDPSGSKEPPPNKTEKQD; encoded by the exons ATGACTGTGACCTATACGTCCCGTGTGAGCACCTCGAGTGTTTTCAGTAATTTCTTGGGCCTGCTGGTCAG ATGGCGCGGCAGTATTTACAAGTTAATATGGTTGGACCTTATTGTATTTTTCGGATTGTACTGTTTACTGGCAATTACATATCGTCTGTTGGTAAACGAAGAGGGCAAAAG GTTCTTTGAGGCCATTATGTCGTATTGCGAGAAAAATGGCTCCCTCATTCCGTTATCGTTCGTTCTGGGATTTTTCGTGAGAATCGTGATGAACCGATGGTGGGACCAATACACCACCATTCCTTGGCCAGATGGAATTGCCATTTTGATAAGCACCAGTATCCATGGCTCCGATGATAGAGCCAGGGTCATGAGACGAACTATCCTTAGATATGTGTGCCTGTGCCAGGTGATTGTATTCACCATGATATCACCGCGTGTCAAGCGTCGATTCCCCACCTACACTCAAATCATTGAGGCTGGCTTCCTgctggaaaatgaaaagaaaatcaTCGAGGCCATGGATCAGGCCTTCCCAAGTTATCCGAAGCACTGGATGCCCATCGTTTGGGCAGCTAGTATTGTGATGAGAGCGCGGAGGGAGAATAAAATCCGGGATGACTACGCCGTTAAGACGATCATCGATGAATTGAACCAGTTGCGCGGAAATTGTGGATTTTTGCTCTATTACGATTGGATTAGTGTTCCACTGGTCTACACCCAAGTGGTCACCGTGGCCACCTACTCCTTCTTCCTGTTCAGCGTCCTCGGACAGCAGTGGAATGAAAGTCATTCCGACGAGGATGGTACTAGGATCAGGAGATGGTTTCCGATCCTGACCGTTCTCCAGTTTTTCTTTTACATGGGTTGGCTCAAGGTGGCCGAGACGCTGATAAATCCCTTCGGAGAGGATGATGACGACTTCGAG CTCAACTGGATAATAGATAGGAATATTACTGTTTCTTATTGCATTGTGGATGAGATGCACCAGGAACATCCGGAACTTGTTAAGGATCAGTATTGGGAAGAGGTCTTCCCTAATGAAATTCCATATGCTCAGCCAAAAATGCGTCAAAATCCTCCAGCAGCTTCTACGGCCTATATGGAATCGCAATCAAAA CTCCAGAAACGTCATGGATCTGCAATGTCTACTCTTAGTACCCGTTCGCGAAACAACTTCCGACAAAACTTCCTGGGAAGACCATCTGCCACTGGGAGCTACTCAGACTCCATCCAAATGGAAGATGGGCCCTCGCGAGTGACCTTCAGTGAGAATCAATTTGATTTGCCACAGGATGACGCAAACAGCTCACACAAGCCATCGCAATCCACAA TTGACTTCAACGATCTAATTGAGCAGCGTCGTCGCGAACGCAGGGAACGCATTCGACACCGATTTTTGGATATGCAGAGTACCCATCTGCGCCACGATACCTCCGGTGCTCCTTATACGATCACAGTTCTTCGTCCTCCATCCGATGAAACTCTGTCCGAGAGTCAGGAAGCAGGGGACAGAGCTCAGCAGGATCCATCGGGCAGCAAGGAACCCCCTCCAAATAAAACGGAAAAGCAGGATTAG